From the Helianthus annuus cultivar XRQ/B chromosome 17, HanXRQr2.0-SUNRISE, whole genome shotgun sequence genome, the window TTCctgtttgatttatttttatcAAATTAGAATTTTCGAAATCTGTTATTTTATTAATGGATATAATTTCGAAATCAACAGATAAATATAATTCGCAATTAAACAGGAAACTTAATCCCATAATCCCTAAAATTTCGGATTTAAATCTTATCAAATATTAACTGCCAAAATTAGGGATTTTGTAGCTTGTGGAACACATTTCGGACCATCACGGATCATCTCGGACTAAGTCTGCCTGATCATTTCGGACCATCATGGATCATTCGGACTAAGCGTCCATCACGGATCAATAACTGCTTGATCATTTCAGACCATTTCGAACTAAGGATTACGAATTATTTCGGACTAAACATCACCATTTCGGATGATTCCAAGACATAATTCATCCGAAATCGTTCGTCTTGGGCACATCCGAGATCATCCGAAATCATTGGACTTACGCGTCTTGGACACATCCGAGATCATTCGAAATCATCCATCTCGGATGATTCGAAATCATTCATCTCGGATAAATCCAAGACATTATTTATCCGTAATCACGAGTGTTCATAAAGTACCAAGACTTATCCGAAATCCCATTACTTTATTAAGCAGTTAAAAATGAACTAAAATTtggctaacaggtggtttgctactaaataattggtttttgtaattacttagttaattaataaggatcaaataatgttttacaaaaccaaaatggcttaacttgaatgagctttttatgtatcatttctggccaaagctgatttgatacatctatttatcgttcaagtattacgaaagctatgttaagtgtgcatcataaacatgaatgtcttaatatctggccaaagctgatttaattccttcatagatggcatacttaacaagtgcataactaaagtgattgtctcaatcagtggcggacccaggaattttttcatgggggtgcggaacatttttaaaaattttaggcccctaagtacataagtaaaaaaatcggttgtatcgggtcgggtcgggtcatgcaagacaaaagaatatcaaactaaatttatatatttCGCAAACACGTCAAACTTtgtacaaacataattaaaacgtcgccctacgggttttcattttttgaaatctatccaaaacatcatctaaagctACTTTCTTAAGCAAGTCTTTCTCTATATAGCATACACAACTATCACTTAAATTCTCATCCCCAATCCGATTACGCAAGTCGgtcttcacattcttcattgccgaaaaacatctttcaacggttgcggttgcgaCGGGTAATACGAGAACAAGCTTCAATAAGCGATATACCAATGTAAAAGTAACGTGAATATTTGTTGAAACCATTAACCTTACAAGACTTGACAAACCATCCAAGTTGGCGAATTGTTTATCTTTTTTCACAAAATCAAAGTAGTTTCCGAGTTGAACCGGAAGCCTTCGTTTTTCCTCTTCATTGAAATCATATGGATACTTCTCGGCTAACTTTAGTATATTTGGAATGTCAAATGCACTAAAATTATCACAAGGACTTAAACAACTCATACAAACAAGTAGTTCCGATGTTACCTCATTAAAACGGTTCCCAAATTCTTGTATTTGCAAATCAAGAACCGCATTGAAGCAATCATACTCGTAATAATGCCGATTTGTGATGTTCGTCTTTCTTCTTGGCCACCTTGGGTTAACGTATTCATCATCCAATTTTTTCACCTCAAGTTCATACATGTCACAAAAGGAGTTAACCTTCTCCAAGAACTCATTAAAACCTTCCAACCTAAACTTTTCAAGTTGGTTTTTGGTAGAAGAAACCAACTTAACCGCATTCATCAAATCTTGCTCCTTTCTTTGAAGACATTGGGACAACGTATGTGTGATGTTTATAATATGCTCCATCAAGTGTATGTAAAATACAAAGTCGTATTTTTTCATATCCTCTAGAAGTCCGTCCGCTTGTCTACTACAAGGAAGAGTTTGACCCGTTTCTACTAACCATCCAAGAACTTCCATAATGTTTGGATATAAAGAAATTAAACGGGAAAGTGTCTTGTAATGGGAATTCCAACGTGTATCCCCGGGCCTTGAAAGTGTCATTTCTTGGTTCAACCCACTTCCGGTACAAAGTACGTCTTCCATTTTTTCCAATTGTCTTCTTTGGCTTTCACGAAGCATATCTTGTCGTTTAGAAGATGCACAAACGGCATTTGTTAAACATGTTATCGTTTAAAAAACTCTCCAAATTGGTGTGTGTTTGTGCGCCACCGCCACAACAACTAGTTGAAGTTGGTGTGCAAAGCAATGAATATAAAAGGCCGAAACATTTTCCTTTAAGATTAGAGCCCTTAGGCCGTTAAACTCGCCCGACATGTTACTTGCCCCGTCATAGCCTTGGCCTCTAATCCTTTTCAAACTTAACCCATAACGTGCCAATATATCATCAATAGCCGTTTTGAGTGTTATTGCGCTTGTCTCTTTGACATGAACAAGCCCAATAAAACGCTCCTTAACAATCCCAACTTTATCAACAAAACGAATAACAACcgccatttgttctttttttgATACATCA encodes:
- the LOC110925275 gene encoding uncharacterized protein LOC110925275; amino-acid sequence: MEDVLCTGSGLNQEMTLSRPGDTRWNSHYKTLSRLISLYPNIMEVLGWLVETGQTLPCSRQADGLLEDMKKYDFVFYIHLMEHIINITHTLSQCLQRKEQDLMNAVKLVSSTKNQLEKFRLEGFNEFLEKVNSFCDMYELEVKKLDDEYVNPRWPRRKTNITNRHYYEYDCFNAVLDLQIQEFGNRFNEVTSELLVCMSCLSPCDNFSAFDIPNILKLAEKYPYDFNEEEKRRLPVQLGNYFDFVKKDKQFANLDACSRITRRNRNR